One window of the Balaenoptera ricei isolate mBalRic1 chromosome X, mBalRic1.hap2, whole genome shotgun sequence genome contains the following:
- the LOC132356962 gene encoding serine/threonine-protein phosphatase 2A catalytic subunit beta isoform-like: protein MHDKAFTKELYQWVEQLNECKQLNENQLRTLCEKAKEILTKESNVQEVRCPVTVCGDVHGQFHDLMELFRIGGKSPDTNYLFMGDYVDRGHYSVETVTLLVALKVRYPERITILRGNHESRQITQVYGFYDECLRKYGNANVWKYFTDLFDYLTLTALVDGQIFCLHGGLSPSIDTHIRALDRLQEVPHEGPMCDLLWSDPDDRGGWGISPRGSGYTFGQDISETFNHANGLTLVSRAHQLVMEGYNWCHDRNVVTIFSAPNYCYRCGNQAAIMELDDTLKYSFLQFDPAPRRGEPHVTRRTPDYFL, encoded by the coding sequence ATGCACGACAAGGCGTTCACCAAGGAGCTGTACCAGTGGGTCGAGCAGCTGAACGAGTGTAAACAGCTGAACGAGAATCAGTTGCGGACGCTGTGCGAAAAGGCTAAGGAAATTTTAACAAAAGAATCAAATGTGCAAGAGGTCCGTTGTCCTGTTACTGTCTGTGGAGATGTGCATGGTCAATTCCATGATCTTATGGAACTCTTTAGAATCGGTGGGAAGTCACCAGATACAAACTATCTATTCATGGGTGACTATGTAGACAGAGGTCATTATTCTGTGGAGACTGTGACTCTTCTTGTGGCATTAAAGGTGCGTTATCCAGAACGTATTACAATATTGAGAGGAAACCACGAAAGCCGACAAATTACCCAAGTATATGGCTTTTATGATGAATGTCTTCGAAAGTATGGGAATGCCAATGTTTGGAAATACTTTACAGATCTGTTTGACTATCTGACACTTACAGCTTTAGTAGATGGACAAATATTCTGCCTCCATGGTGGCCTCTCCCCATCCATAGATACACATATAAGAGCCCTGGATCGTTTACAAGAAGTTCCACATGAGGGCCCAATGTGTGATCTGTTATGGTCAGATCCAGATGATCGTGGTGGGTGGGGTATTTCACCACGCGGCTCTGGCTACACATTTGGACAAGATATTTCTGAAACATTTAACCATGCCAATGGTCTCACACTGGTTTCTCGTGCTCACCAACTTGTAATGGAGGGATACAATTGGTGTCATGATCGGAATGTGGTTACCATTTTCAGTGCACCGAATTACTGTTACCGTTGTGGGAACCAGGCTGCTATCATGGAATTAGATGACACTTTGAAGTATTCCTTCCTTCAGTTTGACCCAGCACCTCGTCGTGGAGAGCCTCATGTGACCCGGCGCACCCCAGATTACTTTCTGTAA